A genome region from Maridesulfovibrio salexigens DSM 2638 includes the following:
- the thyX gene encoding FAD-dependent thymidylate synthase: MPEKDLRVELLSMTPNALELLYASFRQCYHAGFVADMWPRLLNGEIEKEKQATFVSKVLESGHDSPIEHVSFTFAIEGISRACSHQIVRHRIASYSQQSQRYVTENDMDYIIPPAIAKIPEARERFEKFMEEVGSAYKDLREILVDAGREDKANEDARFVLPQAAETKIVITMNCRSLMHFFNLRCCQRAQWEVRKMADKMLKICKEEFPAIFEHGGASCEQLGYCPEADRFACGRYPTLKQLTKGE, from the coding sequence ATGCCTGAGAAAGATTTACGAGTGGAACTGTTGTCCATGACCCCCAATGCCCTGGAGTTGCTTTATGCTTCTTTTCGGCAATGTTATCACGCCGGGTTTGTGGCCGACATGTGGCCCCGGCTCCTGAATGGTGAAATTGAAAAGGAAAAGCAGGCCACGTTTGTTTCCAAGGTCCTTGAGTCCGGCCATGACAGCCCCATTGAGCATGTCAGCTTTACTTTTGCCATCGAAGGTATTTCCCGGGCCTGTTCCCATCAGATAGTCCGCCATCGCATTGCTTCATATTCGCAGCAGAGCCAGCGGTATGTGACCGAAAATGATATGGATTATATCATTCCTCCGGCCATCGCTAAGATTCCCGAAGCGCGTGAGCGGTTTGAAAAGTTCATGGAAGAAGTAGGCAGTGCCTACAAAGATTTGCGTGAAATTCTCGTTGATGCCGGGCGTGAAGACAAAGCTAATGAAGATGCCCGATTTGTATTGCCGCAGGCAGCAGAAACCAAGATTGTCATCACTATGAACTGTCGTTCATTGATGCATTTTTTCAATTTGCGTTGTTGTCAGCGTGCTCAGTGGGAAGTTCGGAAGATGGCCGATAAGATGCTCAAAATATGCAAGGAAGAGTTTCCGGCAATTTTCGAGCATGGTGGAGCCAGCTGTGAGCAATTGGGATACTGCCCTGAAGCCGACAGGTTTGCCTGTGGTCGCTATCCGACCCTGAAACAACTGACCAAGGGCGAGTGA
- the typA gene encoding translational GTPase TypA, giving the protein MTKLIQNEKIRNIAIIAHVDHGKTTLVDGMFKQSGLFREGQEVDDRLMDSMDLERERGITIAAKNCAVDWKGVKINIIDTPGHADFGGEVERSLSMADGAILLVDASEGPLPQTRFVLKKALEAGLKIIVVINKIDRGDARPDEVLDEVYDLFIDLDANEEQLEFPLLYAIGRDGIAQETLEEKGENLHPLMDLVLEQVPGPSYDESEPFQMLVSDLGYSDYLGRLAIGKVIHGSAKQNEPLLCINEKEEHVSLRLTKIQTYDGVSFAETKSAEPGDIVVVSGIEDITIGDTICTKEAPKALPRITVDEPTVSMRFTINTSPMAGLEGKLVQSSKIRERLHKETLLNVAVKVEESDEKDSFIVKGRGEFQLAILIETMRREGFELSVGRPEVIYKNEGGRKLEPMEQVFIDCEEAFLGVVTEKLSTRKGKMTNLVNNGKGRVRMEFSAPSRALIGYRDEFLTDTKGTGIMNSLFAGYEDYRGDFPSRYTGSLVSDRAGKGVPYAIFNLEPRGEMFIEPGDPVYEGMIVGEHNRDNDININPTKEKKLTNMRASGKDEAVILTPIRPMTLERAMHFIRDDELIEVTPESIRLRKIELSASKRHMARGKQLKAKGQK; this is encoded by the coding sequence GTGACTAAACTTATCCAAAACGAAAAAATTAGAAATATAGCTATCATAGCCCACGTTGACCATGGTAAAACAACCTTGGTTGACGGTATGTTCAAGCAGAGCGGCCTGTTCCGCGAAGGTCAGGAAGTTGATGACCGCCTCATGGACAGCATGGACCTTGAACGCGAACGCGGCATCACCATTGCTGCAAAAAACTGCGCAGTTGATTGGAAAGGCGTAAAAATCAACATCATCGACACCCCCGGTCACGCCGACTTCGGTGGTGAGGTTGAACGTTCCCTGTCCATGGCTGATGGCGCTATCCTCCTGGTTGACGCTTCCGAAGGCCCCCTGCCCCAGACCCGTTTCGTACTCAAAAAAGCACTTGAAGCCGGTCTCAAAATCATCGTTGTCATCAACAAGATTGACCGTGGCGATGCCCGTCCTGACGAAGTTCTCGACGAAGTATACGACCTCTTCATCGATCTTGACGCCAACGAAGAACAGCTCGAATTTCCCCTGCTTTACGCAATCGGCCGTGACGGTATCGCACAGGAAACCCTTGAAGAAAAAGGTGAGAACCTGCACCCGCTCATGGACCTCGTTCTGGAACAGGTTCCCGGTCCCTCTTATGACGAATCCGAACCTTTCCAGATGCTCGTATCCGACCTCGGTTACTCCGATTACCTCGGACGCCTTGCCATCGGTAAGGTAATCCACGGCAGCGCAAAACAGAACGAACCTCTGCTCTGCATCAATGAAAAGGAAGAGCACGTTTCCCTGCGTCTGACCAAAATCCAGACCTATGACGGCGTTTCCTTTGCTGAAACAAAATCAGCCGAGCCCGGTGATATCGTAGTTGTTTCCGGTATTGAAGACATCACTATCGGTGACACCATCTGCACCAAGGAAGCACCCAAGGCACTGCCGCGCATCACTGTTGACGAGCCTACCGTTTCCATGCGCTTCACCATCAACACCTCGCCCATGGCAGGTCTTGAAGGCAAGCTGGTTCAGTCTTCCAAAATCCGCGAAAGACTGCACAAGGAAACCCTGCTCAACGTGGCTGTAAAAGTAGAGGAAAGCGATGAGAAAGACAGCTTCATCGTAAAAGGCCGTGGAGAATTCCAGCTGGCTATCCTTATTGAAACCATGCGCCGCGAAGGTTTTGAACTTTCCGTGGGCCGTCCTGAAGTTATTTACAAAAACGAAGGCGGACGCAAGCTGGAGCCGATGGAACAGGTTTTCATCGACTGTGAAGAAGCTTTCCTCGGCGTAGTTACTGAAAAGCTTTCCACCCGCAAGGGCAAAATGACCAACCTGGTCAACAACGGTAAGGGCAGAGTCCGCATGGAATTCTCCGCTCCTTCCCGCGCCCTTATCGGCTACCGCGATGAGTTCCTGACCGACACCAAGGGTACCGGTATCATGAACTCACTCTTCGCAGGTTATGAAGATTACCGTGGAGATTTCCCCTCCCGCTACACCGGTTCCCTCGTGTCCGACCGTGCGGGTAAAGGCGTTCCCTACGCTATCTTCAACCTTGAGCCTCGCGGCGAAATGTTCATCGAACCCGGTGATCCCGTTTACGAAGGCATGATTGTAGGTGAGCACAACAGGGACAATGATATCAACATCAACCCCACCAAAGAGAAAAAGCTTACCAACATGCGTGCTTCCGGTAAGGATGAGGCTGTAATCCTGACCCCCATCCGTCCCATGACCCTTGAGCGGGCCATGCACTTCATCCGCGACGATGAGCTGATCGAAGTAACCCCGGAATCCATCCGCCTGCGTAAAATTGAACTTTCCGCATCCAAACGCCACATGGCACGTGGCAAGCAGCTCAAGGCCAAAGGCCAGAAATAA
- a CDS encoding PAS domain-containing protein, translating to MALEGYIMQGIEFLSQDYPGVVVGLDENKRIVFIGGEEAAVISGQLTAGQYLDPAASILLVKGLGRFADRIVDADPLPAGSFESVTESGRILWKGLFHDDSGIIVLKGRVHGRSIEADQSSYGQEHILATLLANLPGMAYRCKNDVNWTMEFISEGCFELTGYKPEAMLRNRDISYADIILPQYQAHVWECVQEAVQDREPFEMIYKIRTASGEEKWVWEKGVDVKNEYDEGFLEGFITDVTPLMLAEQALHQSEERYRLMAEKTGQMVYDLNLETDEIVWSGAVLEITGVEEREFQSVNLKGWEERIHPDDRKEVMDELEACIRAGTPFVSVYRFRRKNGSYLYVEDEGSFLLDANGTPVRMVGVLRDYSHKMKVQELMIQTEKMTTVASLSAGMAHEINNPLGVITQSAQNIERRLSPDLPGNIETAKKVGVSLDSVRSYLKERKILTMVEEIKEAGTRAAKVIVNMLNFSRKSGDKKDFCSIPEIVERAIASADADLCNEEGCDFRKINFVQDFQKELPHVLCYSSELEQVLFNLMRNSAQSIIDEGCSGISPEIVVRGYCNNAYLTIEVEDNGPGMDKFTSKKAFEPFFSSRTDGGSGLGLSVAYFIITRNHGGTIRIDSEPGKGTKFTIQLPRGPVSDIFSQGLV from the coding sequence GTGGCTTTAGAAGGATATATTATGCAGGGGATCGAGTTCCTGTCTCAGGACTATCCCGGTGTTGTTGTCGGCCTTGATGAGAATAAACGTATAGTATTTATCGGTGGTGAAGAAGCTGCGGTTATTTCAGGTCAGTTGACTGCGGGGCAATATCTGGACCCGGCCGCATCAATTTTATTGGTAAAGGGGCTGGGTAGATTTGCTGATCGTATTGTTGATGCCGATCCATTACCTGCCGGTAGTTTTGAATCGGTAACTGAGTCGGGGAGGATTCTTTGGAAAGGTCTGTTTCATGATGATTCCGGTATCATAGTACTTAAGGGGCGTGTGCATGGGCGCAGCATTGAAGCTGATCAAAGTTCATATGGTCAGGAGCATATTCTTGCCACTCTACTGGCGAATCTTCCGGGCATGGCTTACCGCTGTAAAAATGATGTAAACTGGACAATGGAGTTTATCAGTGAAGGTTGTTTTGAGCTGACCGGTTATAAGCCTGAAGCCATGCTTAGAAACCGTGATATTTCTTATGCAGATATAATCCTTCCCCAGTATCAGGCCCATGTCTGGGAATGTGTGCAGGAAGCTGTGCAGGATCGGGAGCCTTTTGAAATGATCTATAAGATCAGGACAGCTTCCGGCGAGGAGAAATGGGTCTGGGAAAAGGGCGTTGATGTCAAGAATGAATATGACGAAGGTTTTCTTGAAGGGTTTATAACTGACGTTACGCCGCTCATGTTGGCTGAACAGGCATTGCATCAGAGTGAAGAGCGTTATCGGCTCATGGCTGAAAAGACCGGACAGATGGTCTATGATTTGAACCTTGAGACTGATGAAATCGTCTGGTCCGGTGCTGTGCTTGAAATTACCGGGGTAGAGGAGCGTGAATTTCAGTCTGTGAACCTTAAAGGCTGGGAAGAAAGAATCCACCCGGACGATCGTAAAGAGGTCATGGACGAACTGGAAGCATGCATCCGTGCAGGAACTCCTTTTGTTTCAGTTTATAGATTCAGGCGCAAGAACGGCAGTTATCTTTATGTAGAGGATGAAGGCAGTTTCCTGCTTGATGCCAACGGAACTCCTGTGCGTATGGTCGGTGTTTTACGTGACTATTCCCATAAGATGAAAGTTCAGGAACTGATGATCCAGACCGAAAAGATGACCACAGTAGCCAGCCTTTCCGCAGGTATGGCCCACGAGATTAATAATCCGTTGGGAGTCATTACCCAGTCGGCTCAGAACATAGAACGCAGGCTTTCCCCTGATTTGCCCGGAAATATTGAAACTGCGAAGAAAGTTGGTGTTTCTCTTGATTCAGTGCGCAGTTATCTTAAGGAGCGCAAGATTCTGACTATGGTTGAGGAAATCAAGGAGGCGGGGACCCGGGCGGCAAAAGTAATTGTAAATATGCTCAATTTCAGCCGTAAATCCGGGGACAAGAAAGATTTTTGCTCTATTCCAGAGATAGTGGAGCGGGCTATTGCAAGCGCTGACGCTGATTTATGCAATGAGGAAGGTTGCGATTTTCGCAAGATTAATTTTGTGCAGGACTTTCAGAAAGAGTTGCCGCATGTGCTCTGCTATTCATCCGAGCTGGAGCAGGTTCTGTTTAATTTGATGCGAAATTCAGCTCAATCAATCATTGATGAAGGCTGTTCTGGAATTAGCCCCGAAATAGTTGTACGTGGATATTGCAATAACGCTTATCTGACTATAGAGGTTGAGGATAATGGCCCGGGTATGGATAAATTTACCAGCAAGAAGGCCTTTGAACCGTTTTTCAGTTCTCGCACTGACGGCGGCAGCGGGCTTGGATTGTCCGTGGCTTATTTCATAATTACCCGTAACCACGGTGGGACAATCAGGATTGATTCTGAACCGGGAAAGGGTACTAAATTTACGATCCAGCTGCCGCGAGGTCCGGTATCGGATATATTTTCCCAAGGACTGGTTTAA
- a CDS encoding asparaginase translates to MGSNNISGEVILIFTGGTIGMSEKPDAGGVVPDDNFTKLLNEVTPDGHDIKIRPVLWSDIPSPHMSPDKMLQLAHDVEDFLTEEQVLGAVILHGTDLMAETAYVLDLTVRSPKPVILTGAMRYFNESGYDGIRNLVDAVRTCLLPPPEGTDVIIQMADKLFAAKNAIKSSSLNVDPFIGQNTGRIGFIAGESVILTRAKPGRRPRLPFPVTGMADKVHLVGCHPGMDSTILEKLLESGAKGIVLEGFGAGNTPPGAVPGIEKCIAAGIPVVLCTRCVEGGVWPIYAYPGGAANLKQKGVIIAGGLSALKATLLLQMLLGSGCPCNRIEEIFAEESV, encoded by the coding sequence ATGGGTTCAAACAATATCTCAGGAGAGGTTATCCTCATCTTCACCGGGGGCACCATCGGCATGAGCGAAAAGCCGGATGCCGGAGGGGTCGTCCCTGACGACAATTTCACCAAACTGCTTAATGAAGTCACCCCGGACGGACACGACATCAAGATCCGGCCTGTACTCTGGTCAGACATTCCCAGCCCGCATATGTCCCCTGACAAAATGCTGCAACTGGCCCACGATGTAGAAGATTTTCTTACAGAGGAGCAGGTGCTTGGAGCGGTAATCCTGCACGGAACCGACCTGATGGCCGAGACCGCCTATGTTTTGGACCTTACTGTGCGTTCACCAAAGCCGGTAATTCTCACCGGAGCCATGCGCTACTTCAATGAATCAGGCTATGACGGAATCCGCAACCTTGTAGACGCTGTGCGGACCTGTCTGCTGCCCCCGCCGGAAGGAACAGACGTCATCATCCAGATGGCTGACAAACTTTTTGCCGCCAAGAACGCCATCAAATCTAGTTCCCTGAACGTTGACCCGTTTATCGGCCAAAACACCGGGAGAATAGGCTTTATTGCCGGAGAATCAGTAATCCTGACCCGAGCCAAACCGGGACGCAGACCACGCCTGCCCTTCCCGGTTACAGGAATGGCCGACAAGGTCCATCTGGTAGGCTGTCATCCGGGCATGGATTCAACTATACTGGAAAAACTGCTCGAAAGTGGAGCCAAAGGTATAGTTCTGGAAGGATTCGGAGCAGGGAACACCCCGCCCGGGGCAGTTCCCGGAATCGAGAAATGCATCGCAGCCGGAATCCCGGTAGTTCTCTGCACCCGCTGTGTAGAAGGCGGAGTATGGCCCATCTACGCCTACCCCGGAGGAGCCGCCAACCTGAAACAGAAAGGGGTCATCATCGCCGGGGGTCTTTCCGCCCTCAAAGCGACCCTGCTCCTGCAAATGCTGCTGGGATCAGGTTGCCCCTGCAACAGGATTGAAGAGATATTTGCTGAAGAGAGTGTGTAA
- a CDS encoding peptidylprolyl isomerase, whose protein sequence is MAKASARHLLVSDEQTCLDLKKQIQDGADFGEVAKKHSSCPSGQRGGDLGEFRPGQMVPEFDTVVFNEAVGEVHGPVKTQFGYHLLIIDSRED, encoded by the coding sequence ATGGCAAAAGCATCAGCCCGTCATCTTTTGGTTAGCGATGAACAGACCTGTCTGGACCTGAAAAAACAGATTCAGGACGGCGCAGATTTTGGTGAAGTAGCAAAAAAACACTCCAGCTGCCCCTCCGGACAGCGCGGCGGTGATCTCGGTGAATTCCGCCCCGGCCAGATGGTTCCGGAATTTGATACCGTTGTGTTCAATGAAGCAGTTGGCGAAGTTCACGGCCCGGTAAAAACTCAGTTCGGTTACCACCTGCTGATCATCGATAGCCGCGAAGACTAA
- a CDS encoding leucyl aminopeptidase: protein MEFNIVTESASAWSADAVIFFAFKDSEEHLSGFSSWMASDADWVAVSPALSDFSGELGSSTVIYGSGSSVQRVLLVGLGEEKEFGVDKFLQAVSGAFQRCRELKFRTVGVPLAAFEGIALEDKLEHFVVAAIEGLYSFDEFKSKKDEKKELPEAVRFLSEDEPPAHLAEMLAKGQAVGLGMGYARDLVNLPPNVATPVYLADEAKKMAKKFGFKFKVMKRKEIIDKGMGAYASVFRGSNDEPRMIILEYCPKDREGEKPLVLVGKGVTFDTGGISLKPTGFIEDMKCDMAGAAAILGFFQAIGEIKPDLPIVGILPCADNMPDANSTRPGEVVTSFSGKTIEILNTDAEGRLLLCDALAFSAQYEPAAIIDIATLTGGCIVAFGWNVAAVMDNSPLMQDLVMESGKRVGERFWPMPLWDIYKEELKSEVADLKNVGSREGMTIHAGMFLKEFVPEDTPWAHLDIAGPAWRKKKSPAGAAGGTGFGVRTLVELAERIDLEDM, encoded by the coding sequence ATGGAATTCAATATTGTTACCGAATCGGCTTCCGCATGGTCCGCGGACGCGGTTATCTTTTTTGCTTTTAAAGATTCTGAAGAGCATCTCAGCGGTTTTTCTTCATGGATGGCATCTGATGCCGATTGGGTTGCGGTGTCTCCCGCTCTGAGTGATTTTTCCGGGGAACTTGGCAGTTCCACTGTAATCTACGGTTCCGGTTCTTCTGTGCAGAGAGTGCTGCTGGTCGGGCTTGGTGAGGAAAAAGAGTTCGGTGTTGATAAATTCTTACAGGCTGTAAGTGGAGCTTTTCAGAGATGCCGGGAATTGAAATTCCGTACCGTCGGTGTACCTCTTGCCGCCTTTGAAGGAATCGCTCTTGAAGATAAGCTGGAACATTTTGTGGTTGCTGCCATTGAAGGGCTGTATTCCTTTGATGAATTCAAGAGTAAGAAGGATGAAAAGAAAGAATTGCCGGAAGCTGTTCGGTTCCTGAGCGAAGATGAGCCTCCGGCACATTTGGCTGAAATGCTCGCAAAAGGACAGGCTGTAGGGCTGGGCATGGGCTATGCCCGTGATCTGGTCAATCTGCCGCCCAATGTGGCTACTCCGGTCTATCTTGCTGACGAGGCCAAGAAGATGGCCAAGAAGTTCGGCTTCAAGTTCAAGGTCATGAAGCGCAAGGAAATTATCGACAAAGGTATGGGGGCATATGCTTCCGTGTTCCGGGGTTCCAATGATGAACCGCGTATGATTATCCTTGAATATTGTCCCAAGGACCGCGAAGGCGAGAAGCCGCTGGTACTGGTAGGTAAAGGTGTAACCTTTGATACCGGGGGGATTTCCCTTAAGCCTACCGGATTTATCGAAGATATGAAATGCGATATGGCCGGTGCTGCGGCAATACTGGGCTTTTTTCAGGCTATCGGTGAAATCAAGCCGGATCTGCCCATAGTCGGTATCCTGCCTTGCGCCGACAACATGCCGGATGCCAATTCCACCCGTCCGGGTGAGGTTGTCACTTCATTTTCCGGCAAGACTATTGAAATTCTAAATACCGATGCCGAGGGCCGTCTGCTGCTTTGCGATGCTCTTGCTTTTTCCGCTCAGTATGAACCTGCGGCGATCATCGATATTGCTACACTGACCGGGGGCTGCATCGTAGCTTTCGGCTGGAATGTGGCGGCAGTGATGGACAACTCCCCCTTGATGCAGGACTTGGTCATGGAATCCGGCAAGCGGGTAGGGGAAAGATTCTGGCCTATGCCGCTCTGGGATATCTACAAGGAAGAACTCAAGAGTGAGGTAGCCGATCTCAAGAACGTAGGTTCCCGTGAAGGAATGACCATCCATGCCGGAATGTTCCTTAAGGAATTCGTTCCTGAAGATACCCCGTGGGCACACCTCGATATTGCCGGACCCGCATGGCGCAAGAAAAAGTCGCCTGCCGGAGCAGCCGGGGGAACCGGATTCGGCGTGCGTACGCTGGTTGAGCTGGCGGAGCGCATTGATCTGGAAGACATGTAG
- a CDS encoding ABC transporter substrate-binding protein, which yields MWFRLLGSLLAVILLCTPAFAGEKIIKVGVLYNLTGGMAAIDRPGLHGMELAKEIINSGGGIMGRKLSLVVSDCRSNLDSAAMASEALAGQDDMVAVIGLNDTDYVMAAAPAVTAKDIIFITAGATMQNLPYMYGKNFFMTAFGDNMQSRAVAKFAKRRLDTSSCFVGTDISNEFTKTLSKYFKRRYRKYGGTVVDEVWYSSGDGKYPMPKGDEKNPDLIFISSIPPDAPKYITELRKAGFNQPIVSGDGFDTPGLLDVPQEFAHSIYFATHVALDNPDPQVQEFVDSYERMFGIRPESGFAALGYDTVMLLAQAIEKAGVSTPDEVREALSKTAGFKGVTGEFYYPEGIRVPMKSVDIVKYQNGTFSFVEQVPPK from the coding sequence ATGTGGTTTCGTTTGTTGGGCAGTTTGCTTGCCGTGATACTTTTATGCACACCCGCTTTTGCCGGAGAAAAAATAATCAAGGTCGGGGTGCTCTATAACCTTACCGGGGGAATGGCCGCTATCGACCGTCCCGGATTGCACGGCATGGAGCTGGCCAAGGAAATCATCAATTCCGGGGGCGGAATTATGGGCCGCAAGCTGAGTCTTGTGGTTTCGGATTGCCGTTCAAATCTTGATTCAGCGGCAATGGCATCAGAAGCCTTGGCCGGTCAGGATGATATGGTTGCTGTTATCGGATTGAATGACACAGATTATGTCATGGCTGCGGCCCCTGCCGTAACTGCAAAGGATATTATTTTCATCACTGCCGGGGCGACCATGCAGAACCTGCCCTATATGTACGGTAAGAATTTCTTCATGACAGCTTTCGGGGATAATATGCAGTCCCGTGCTGTTGCTAAGTTTGCCAAGCGTAGACTGGATACTTCCAGCTGCTTTGTGGGTACTGATATTTCCAATGAGTTCACCAAGACTCTTTCCAAATATTTCAAGCGTCGTTACCGCAAGTATGGCGGTACCGTGGTTGATGAGGTCTGGTACAGTTCCGGTGATGGTAAATATCCCATGCCTAAGGGAGATGAAAAGAATCCTGATCTGATTTTCATTTCCTCCATTCCTCCGGATGCGCCCAAGTACATTACCGAACTTCGTAAGGCCGGTTTTAATCAGCCCATTGTCTCCGGTGATGGATTTGATACTCCGGGATTGCTTGATGTCCCTCAGGAATTTGCCCATTCTATTTATTTTGCCACCCATGTGGCTCTGGATAATCCTGATCCGCAGGTTCAGGAATTTGTGGATAGTTACGAGAGAATGTTCGGCATTCGCCCTGAATCAGGCTTTGCCGCTCTCGGCTATGATACGGTAATGCTTCTGGCTCAGGCCATTGAAAAAGCCGGTGTAAGTACTCCGGATGAGGTTCGTGAGGCTTTATCCAAGACAGCTGGGTTTAAAGGTGTTACCGGTGAATTCTATTACCCCGAAGGGATTAGGGTTCCCATGAAGAGTGTAGATATAGTGAAATATCAGAATGGAACTTTTTCTTTTGTGGAACAGGTTCCCCCTAAATAA
- a CDS encoding STAS domain-containing protein, with protein sequence MEITVQRHGDTVVVGMSGRIDAFGAGELERTLKDILADEELACMAFDMTDVRYLSSAGIRSIVRTMKILHRRNGALAICALCSYCRNVLDTAGMISSLNIFATRSEAMTFLQSVQWERQALDNWESMETADSPIGKFRFVPGENSPSELKVIGSIADVFHSRVDETRIFSRGFSQTEYSIGVGGLGDVPDDYMKVLGSMITIGGTMAWLPTDGHDLADFLVPRNDTGSVMIRTPFNLTLSGGFNEYIMFESTEEGGTTLDRLYRGLFLLARRRRRDFKGVLGVASWMQVSELMAGTMMRSPVREFAPENKKAITDPVNSDEWFKRDVLPRHRNVSCLTCGVGIDLSCDLSVYDQSGLYNAFYIDPVTAGERGHILNNHAAVFEQMHMPEKMVCLDKVVRDVSAKAEFKDMRKLRDNSRVTRAFLGVSYIRKLVRDDVGWQGTAEIPISRSIAEKRYREEAEFPLVPQKREAELNKFQRFLETQQAKLGNKD encoded by the coding sequence ATGGAAATTACAGTGCAGAGACACGGGGATACAGTTGTAGTCGGTATGAGCGGAAGGATAGACGCTTTTGGAGCCGGTGAACTGGAAAGGACCCTTAAAGATATCCTCGCTGATGAGGAGTTGGCCTGCATGGCTTTTGATATGACCGATGTGCGTTATCTGAGTAGTGCCGGTATCCGGTCCATAGTACGGACCATGAAAATACTGCATCGCCGTAACGGTGCGTTGGCTATTTGTGCTCTTTGTTCTTACTGTCGTAACGTGCTCGATACAGCCGGAATGATAAGTTCCCTGAATATTTTCGCTACCCGCAGCGAAGCAATGACCTTTTTGCAATCAGTTCAGTGGGAGAGACAGGCCCTTGATAATTGGGAGAGTATGGAAACAGCGGACTCCCCAATTGGGAAATTCCGGTTTGTCCCCGGTGAGAATTCGCCTTCCGAGCTGAAAGTAATCGGTTCAATCGCAGATGTTTTTCATTCCCGTGTAGATGAGACAAGAATATTTTCCCGTGGCTTTTCCCAGACTGAGTATTCCATAGGTGTGGGCGGTCTTGGGGACGTTCCTGATGATTATATGAAGGTGCTCGGCTCCATGATCACAATCGGCGGGACCATGGCATGGCTTCCAACGGACGGTCATGATCTTGCAGATTTTCTTGTCCCCCGTAACGATACCGGATCTGTGATGATCCGCACCCCTTTCAACCTGACCCTTTCCGGCGGATTCAATGAATACATAATGTTTGAATCCACAGAAGAAGGCGGAACAACTCTGGACCGCCTTTATCGCGGTCTTTTTCTGCTTGCCCGGCGCAGACGCAGGGACTTCAAGGGGGTGCTCGGCGTAGCCTCATGGATGCAGGTCAGCGAATTGATGGCCGGAACCATGATGCGTTCCCCGGTGCGTGAATTTGCTCCTGAGAATAAGAAAGCCATCACCGATCCGGTCAATAGTGATGAATGGTTCAAGCGCGATGTGTTGCCCCGGCACAGAAATGTTTCCTGCCTGACCTGCGGTGTGGGTATTGATCTTTCATGTGATCTTTCGGTTTATGATCAGTCCGGCCTTTACAATGCATTTTACATTGATCCGGTTACAGCCGGGGAGCGCGGCCATATACTTAACAATCATGCTGCGGTCTTTGAGCAGATGCATATGCCGGAAAAAATGGTCTGTCTCGATAAGGTTGTACGTGATGTGTCTGCCAAGGCTGAGTTCAAGGATATGCGTAAACTCCGTGATAACAGTCGCGTTACCAGAGCTTTTCTGGGTGTCAGCTATATCCGTAAACTGGTCCGTGATGATGTCGGTTGGCAGGGAACCGCTGAGATTCCGATCAGCAGGTCTATTGCAGAAAAGCGTTACCGCGAGGAAGCGGAATTTCCTCTGGTCCCTCAGAAGCGTGAGGCGGAATTAAACAAATTTCAGCGTTTTCTGGAGACACAACAGGCCAAGCTCGGTAATAAGGATTAA